cttcctttttttccttcacttaccAATCAAACCCTGGTCACCATTTTGGGTCCCAGAGATAGCTCTTCAGACCTAAGTCTTGATCCCCTCCTTATGTTCAAGGACAGGGGCTCTGGCTCCTCTAGCTCTTAACCCTGAGGCACCCCACTACACACGTCTATGCTCAGACCCTTCTGTGAAGAGTGGCAGACCCAAGAGCCCTGGACTCAGAATGGTGCactggaagaaaggaggaaagggcgGAGGGGTTGCTAAGTCCCTGTCCCTTACTGTTGGGGAGGAGTGTGGGCTGCCAGGTACTCAGAGACTTGTTGAGCTCTTGAACAAAAGTCAGGTAGTAAAGGTCCGTGAAAATGTTCACCATTCGGTTATTTTCCAACAagtactggaaaaagaaaaacagacacacatagagCTAGACTCTAGGCCCTAGAGGAAAGACGATAAGGCCGAAGGCCCCATGCATGGCGACCTTGACAGTTAGGAGCCCATGGGAAACAGTTGCTGGATTTAGTGATCCAGAGTGGTTTTCCCCAAGTATACCTACAGCTCTGAGGAGATGAGGCCTTGCTGGAAGAGGAGGAAGTCTGGAAGAGATGTGTCACAGCCGCTTCTTCACAAGCCCAGACCCCCTTGTCAGCTGAGGCACAGCTGACATCTCCCAGTGGGAACCAAACATTACCCCACCACTCAgggaacccagctctgcccatccctcccctcctaaAGTGGGTTTCAGGATGACAAAGGGATCCGCAGAGCAATAAAGACTGCTCCTTGGTCAAAAGTCCTGGAACACAGCTTTGATTTTAGAAGAGTATTCTCATTTCTTGTCGTGTCTAGAGTAGGAGATGAAAGGCAAGCTGCCTGCTCACGGCAGGAAACAAGGTGAGGAACAGGGAGTGGGACAGGATCATTTCTGGTGGGACCCTGCCTGCTGTGTTAAGTGACGGCAAGTGAGGCAGGGCGCAAGGGGTACCTGTTGGATGCCAAGACACAGATAGTAGATACTGTCAGGTTCGTATCGTTCACCGTTGGGTCGAGTGATTTCTCTCACAAACTGGGCCAGACCGTAGTTGAGCTCAGCAGCTGAGCAGGCCAGAATATCCTCTTTGATACGCATAGGTTTGGCTGCAGTGATACACAGTGGAGGTGGCTGGCATTAAGACAACTGCACATTAAGAATTTCCTTTAGCTCCACCATTAACCCCTTCACCCCTTAATCATGTCGAGCTCCGGAACAAACCCACCAATTACACAAAGAGCCCTTAGCCTTGAAACCTAGACGGCATCTCCCCTTATTCTGCAACTCCTCCCCATCTTCAGAGGTACCCTTAAGTGATCACAGCCTTATCACTTGTAGACATCTACAGCTGAATCAcagccctgcccctgctccccttcccctcctcctcccctgggtACTTACGGCCAAAGCGCAGCTCATCGCCCTTGCTGGTTTCTCCATTGGCGTATTTCGACTGCACCCAGCACTTCCAAGCATTGACACCATATGAATAGTTGAGTCCAGTACAGCTAGGCTGGCTGCTCATGGAGTCCCGGGAACAGCTCTCTGAAAGCACCAGCCGCTTTTGACcctggaggggaagagaaaggagggagtggTGGAGGTAAGGCCAGGGCACCATGGAAGCTAGTCAGGATAGTGTTCACCACCAGGGGAGGTGGGGACTGATGAAAGAACACAGCAAGCTTCCACAGCGCAGAACCCCAGGAACAGCTCTTATAACCTCTGATGAACTGGGGAGAGAGCAGAGTTTGGCTGTACCTTAGCACTCACAGTGGTGGAGAAAGGAGGCTAGGGAAGGTGACACTAAGGCTGCTGACTTGGCTACGAAAGccaacccccaccccgccctttgAGCCTCCATCCCTCTTCTGTGGATACAGCAGCCCCAGCCCTCACCTTCCTCATGGTTCGGGGAAGGTCTTGTTCAGTAGACACGTCCTCAGGCCCTACCAGGCCACAGTCAAACAGGAAATCTACGctggggttaatatccaaaggatctagaggggaaaggaagaagaaatcaaTTTTCTAAGACCTCAACCCTGTagtcctcccaccccacccctgctacTTGTTCACCTGACTCGAGACGAGCCTCCCAGACAGCTTCATCGTAGTCACCAGGACAAAGCTATATACTGAGAACGTGCTCAgaggcacatacacacaaaaactcaCAACAATGGGAACGTTCCTAGCACTACTGAACTGTAAACTTTTAAacatggttaagatggcaaatattatgttatgtgttttaccacaattaaaaaaaaacacaacaagatTCAAGCATAGAATAGTCTGCCTGTCCCGGTATCTCTGGCACCACTCCCTGTGAGAGTCTTCTGTTTAGGGTCACTCTCGGGGTAACAAGGAACACTCCTTTCCTGACGGCGCAAATGCTACTGTACACAGCGGGCACGCCCTGAATCCTACTCACTCTTGGGGAAGTCCGCCTCCAAGTCTTGCCCAGGCTCATCCAACACATTGGCCATCTTGACGGCCATGGCCAGGACATCATCCCGAGCTGGCCCAAACAGGTCGCAGTCTTCCAGAAGTCCCTCTGCACTCTGGTTGCTCACGAGATCTGCGAGGCAGAGAGGTTGGCTTAGTCCCTGCAGCTCCTACTTGGCGCCCTCAACTGGCTTTCAGGGGCTGATCCCAACTATTCCCCCACCCCGCCAGGCACCGAGATCACCACTCTCCGCCCCCTTAGGCAGAGACAGACTGGCAGCACCCTGTCTCCCTCACCGCCGCTGTCCATGGCATACCACAAAGGTCAGATGAGGCCTTGTCTAACTCCTCGGCCTCTGCAATCATTTCTGCCATAGCCAGGATGTCGGCCTCCAAGGGGTTAGAAGGGATCTTCACCTTCAGCTCCTCGATGGTCTCCACAATCTTGTCTGTGCTCTCCAAGGTAGTGGGCAGGAACATGGGCACAGGCACCTGGAGGCACGAATCCCAACTAAACGCCAGGAACCACACCAGTGGATGAGAGGAACGGCTGGtgagtgggagggggcagggcaggtcTCCAGCCTGGGAGGGTAGGGGGccccccaggagggcagggcgcTTACCGGGATAGGCATTGAGAAAGGCACCGGGACTTTCTGGCAGTACAGATGCATAGGCACTGGCACGAAGATCGGCACTGGGACGGGCAGCACGACCACCTGGGGCTGCCACTCTTCTGCCGACAAAAAAGGGGTCTTTGCAGAGCGCCCACCACATGGGTCACATCCCACCCAGGGCCTGGTGCCTGTCACCCCCCCAAAGCTCTAACACATGCTCAGTGTCACAAAACTGCCCCTGAACCAAATGTGGAGAGACAACTCTGGGTCTCTAGGACAACAATATGCAGGACGCTTCGGCCACCTATGAAGCTCCCTTGTCCAGCTCCCAGGCACAGGGCTGGAGGCCCAAGACCATGGAATACAGCCTGTGGCGTCTTGGCACCCTCACTCACCTGTCTGACTCCCTTTGGACTTCATTTCCACCTTGCAGGAGACCCCCCGATTCTGCATCAGTGGTTTACACATGGCAGCTTTGTTTTTGCGGGGTGTTGCTGGGGgcggtgggggtggaggaggggtgggagcagCAGGGGCTGTTCGGATCTTCACAGGGATCTGCAGAGACAAAGGAATTTTAGTGCCGCTGACTACAGTACACCCTCCTCTGAGACCATCCTCCCCCCTGGCTTTTGCCCTGACCTTGCCCAGATTCCCATTTTCCTCTGAGGTCTTTACAGTGTTGCTGTTCTCCACTTTGGTTTGAGAGGGTGTCTGGGGCTTCGCCTCAGAAGAGTGACCTGTAGATCAAAGCAAACGAAAGCTCTCATGTGAGGCACTAGCTCTCTGTTTTCCTCACCCCTGCTCCAGGAGAGCTTCATTAAGAGAACACCAAATACGAATGGGAAGTCTCAGATtttccctccacccccgcccccaggtctAGTCTTCTCTAGGTCTCGGCAATAGTGGCCAAATTGATtctttgcgggcttccctggtggcgcagtggttgggagtccgcctgccgatgcaagggacacgggttcgtgccccagtctgggaagatcccacatgccgcggagcggctgggcccgtgagccatggccactgagcctgcgcatctggagcctgtgctccgcaacgggagaggccacaacagagggaggcccgcgtaccgcaaaaaaaaaaaaaaaaaaaaaaaaaaaagattctttgcTCCTGGCTGCCAAGGATGAAAAATAGTGTCCCCACAATGACCCATAATTTAAGGCCTTCCATTTAGATGGGCCTCAGGAGTTTAGTACCCCTGGAGTGCGGAGGGGCCAGGGTAACATTCTAGAAACAACAGCCTTCACTCTCACTAAAAGCAGAGCTTATGCCAACACTTCCTTCTCTCTTAAAACTAACCACAGCCCCCATATGCCCCACCCTACCTGGGCAGGTACCCATTCCCTACAATAAATCCCTTACAGAAAATCAGTAGGATCTAACTCTCAGAACCTTTAAATGAGACTCCTCTAGTACCTCTACAGTCCGGAAGCTGAAAGAGAACTCAGTACCAGGACCTCTGGCCAGGGATGAGGTGAAAgcgggagaggaagaagaaaggggccAGGCCCAGGATCAGAAGAGTCCAGGCCAGTTCTAACAGACTGTACCCCCTGCCCAGGACTCACTGTTCAGGAGGCTCTCAGGCCCACTCTGGGTATCCAGGTTGGGTTGGTTCTGCTGGCTGTAGAAACGCAGCAGACATTGTTGGTTGCAGAAATGACGGATCTGCCCACGCCAGTGGATGGTCTCCAGCAGCTTCCCCTGGCGCTTACAGGCATGGCACCGGGCAGCCTGAGGGTGTCAACAGGATGGTCAGACCTGCCTCCCTAAAATGTGCTGGACCCTTTGCCCTGGGATAAGCCATGCTGCTCCCCTTGGAGGCTGGGTAAGCCGGAGCCCCCTCCCTGGAGATCGGCCCACACCCTGATGGCAGCAcaagagcccatgctccctgCCACCTTTTCCCTCCTTTGTAACATGCTGCCCCCCTTACCTTGCAGTACCACAGCAGGTACTTGCTCTTACAGTCCTCGCTGCAGAAGTCCCAGGTGCTGCCGTCCAGTTGCTCGGTGACTCCGCGCTGGCAGGTCTGGGAGCAGTAAGTACAAGTGATACAACACAATCCCAGCTTCTTAGTGAAGTCCTGTTTGTACAGCAGCACACAGCCTGGAAAGGGGGCGAGAGGGAAGAGTCCAGAGATGCAGAAATCTCCATGGCCGTGAGACCCAACCTTTTCAAGGCGGCACACCTGAAACCTCTAACAACCTCCCGTGCCCAAAGCCTGGGGACAGATGGGGTAGAGCGTCCTGAGCAGAAGGCCCTGGCCCCGCGGGCCACACTGCAAGCCCTCCTTACTTAATCTGCCATTCTCCCCAGCTGTGAGGCACAGagccctctgccccttccccatctccttaCCTTCGCTGCAGAAGCTCTTCTCCACCCCACTGAATCGGAGCTTCTCATGCAGGAGTTTCTCCTGCCGGCAGTGCTCACACTGGGACACCACACCCCGAAGGCGCTTGAAGTCCTCACAGCAATCACGGCAGCAGAACTGGAACACCTGGTCCTGGGACGGGGGCACAGGGTGGGGAGGACAGGGCTGTGACATCCAGACCTGGCGAGAGCCAAGTGGAAGGACCCCTTCAGACAGATGTCTCTGTGTAGCAAGatgtggatgggggtggggatctTACCTGCCAGTCCAAGACCTCAGGCTTGCCACTGAAGAGGCTGTGGCAGTAGTGACAGCTCAGGTGAATGCCCCCCTCGGGGCTTGTGCGCTGGAGGGAAGGAAGACAAGTAAGGGAGGGGCAAGATGTGTGTGGTGGGCGGGTAGGGGTAGGGGAAGTCAGGCTTGTTCTTTGCTCTGCCCAGGCCTACCTACCCCAAATCTCATACCCTCTCTACGTCGCCACACCCTTTATCCCTGGTCCAGGGTTTGGAGTACCTGGAACTTGGTccagcagctggggctgcagaACTGGTAGACTGTGCGATCAACCTTGTTGTAGTAACAGGGGTCAGAGAGGCTGCGGCGGCAGAAGCTGCAGGGTCGGGGAGGGCCTGGGGcatagagagaaaaggagagagagaaagagagagaaagaaagagagagagaaagagaaagagagagagagagagagcacacagAAGGTGTAAGGCAGTGCAGAGATGGAACAGGAAATCCACGGGAAGATGTGGTTGGGGCTGAAGTCGGGCAGCAGGGGTTACTTTAGAAGAAGGGAGTATGGGAGGTGGAAGGAAGGCCAGCAGGGGTCTCAGAGAAGAGGGCTTTGCACCTACCAGTGAGCCCTGCCTGCTTCACTTTGTAAGAGgtggtacagcacagggaacagaaCAAGCTGGTCTTGCCATTACGGTCCACATGGGATAGCATCTCAAAGTTCTTACACAGGGTCTTGCACCAGACACATGGGTACACCCGTGTGTTTTTCTgtgaggatggggaaggagaggcTGAGGCTGGATTTGTcccttcacttttatttttttaaatttttaaaacatgaaatatt
This window of the Physeter macrocephalus isolate SW-GA chromosome 21, ASM283717v5, whole genome shotgun sequence genome carries:
- the ZMYM3 gene encoding zinc finger MYM-type protein 3 isoform X4, with translation MDPSDFPSPFDPLTLPEKPLAGDLPVDMEFGEDLLESQTAPTRGWAPPGPSPSSGALDLLDTPAGLEKDPGVLDGATELLGLGGLLYKAPSPPEVDHGPEGTLAWDAGDQTLEPGPGGQTPEVVPPDPGAGANPSSPEGLLEPLAPDSPITLQSPHIEEEETTSIATGRRGSPGQEEELPQGQPQSPNGPPSPSVGETLGDGINSSQTKPGGPSPPAHPSLPGDGLTGKASEKPPERKRSERVRRVEPPKPEVVDSTESIPVSDEDSDAMVDDPNDEDFVPFRPRRSPRMSLRSSVAQRAGRSAVGTKMTCAHCRTPLQKGQTAYQRKGLPQLFCSSSCLTTFSKKPSGKKTCTFCKKEIWNTKDSVVAQTGSGGSFHEFCTSVCLSLYEAQQQRPIPQSGDPADATRCSICQKTGEVLHEVSNGSVVHRLCSDSCFSKFRANKGLKTNCCDQCGAYIYTKTGSPGPELLFHEGQQKRFCNTTCLGAYKKKNTRVYPCVWCKTLCKNFEMLSHVDRNGKTSLFCSLCCTTSYKVKQAGLTGPPRPCSFCRRSLSDPCYYNKVDRTVYQFCSPSCWTKFQRTSPEGGIHLSCHYCHSLFSGKPEVLDWQDQVFQFCCRDCCEDFKRLRGVVSQCEHCRQEKLLHEKLRFSGVEKSFCSEGCVLLYKQDFTKKLGLCCITCTYCSQTCQRGVTEQLDGSTWDFCSEDCKSKYLLWYCKAARCHACKRQGKLLETIHWRGQIRHFCNQQCLLRFYSQQNQPNLDTQSGPESLLNSHSSEAKPQTPSQTKVENSNTVKTSEENGNLGKIPVKIRTAPAAPTPPPPPPPPATPRKNKAAMCKPLMQNRGVSCKVEMKSKGSQTEEWQPQVVVLPVPVPIFVPVPMHLYCQKVPVPFSMPIPVPVPMFLPTTLESTDKIVETIEELKVKIPSNPLEADILAMAEMIAEAEELDKASSDLCDLVSNQSAEGLLEDCDLFGPARDDVLAMAVKMANVLDEPGQDLEADFPKNPLDINPSVDFLFDCGLVGPEDVSTEQDLPRTMRKGQKRLVLSESCSRDSMSSQPSCTGLNYSYGVNAWKCWVQSKYANGETSKGDELRFGPKPMRIKEDILACSAAELNYGLAQFVREITRPNGERYEPDSIYYLCLGIQQYLLENNRMVNIFTDLYYLTFVQELNKSLSTWQPTLLPNNTVFSRVEEEHLWECKQLGVYSPFVLLNTLMFFNTKFFGLQTAEEHMQLSFTNVVRQSRKCTTPRGTTKVVSIRYYAPVRQRKGRDTGPGKRKREDEAPILEQRENRMNPLRCPVKFYEFYLSKCPESLRTRNDVFYLQPERSCIAESPLWYSVIPMDRSMLESMLNRILAVREIYEELGRPGEEDLD
- the ZMYM3 gene encoding zinc finger MYM-type protein 3 isoform X3 — its product is MDPSDFPSPFDPLTLPEKPLAGDLPVDMEFGEDLLESQTAPTRGWAPPGPSPSSGALDLLDTPAGLEKDPGVLDGATELLGLGGLLYKAPSPPEVDHGPEGTLAWDAGDQTLEPGPGGQTPEVVPPDPGAGANPSSPEGLLEPLAPDSPITLQSPHIEEEETTSIATGRRGSPGQEEELPQGQPQSPNGPPSPSVGETLGDGINSSQTKPGGPSPPAHPSLPGDGLTGKASEKPPERVQKRSERVRRVEPPKPEVVDSTESIPVSDEDSDAMVDDPNDEDFVPFRPRRSPRMSLRSSVAQRAGRSAVGTKMTCAHCRTPLQKGQTAYQRKGLPQLFCSSSCLTTFSKKPSGKKTCTFCKKEIWNTKDSVVAQTGSGGSFHEFCTSVCLSLYEAQQQRPIPQSGDPADATRCSICQKTGEVLHEVSNGSVVHRLCSDSCFSKFRANKGLKTNCCDQCGAYIYTKTGSPGPELLFHEGQQKRFCNTTCLGAYKKKNTRVYPCVWCKTLCKNFEMLSHVDRNGKTSLFCSLCCTTSYKVKQAGLTGPPRPCSFCRRSLSDPCYYNKVDRTVYQFCSPSCWTKFQRTSPEGGIHLSCHYCHSLFSGKPEVLDWQDQVFQFCCRDCCEDFKRLRGVVSQCEHCRQEKLLHEKLRFSGVEKSFCSEGCVLLYKQDFTKKLGLCCITCTYCSQTCQRGVTEQLDGSTWDFCSEDCKSKYLLWYCKAARCHACKRQGKLLETIHWRGQIRHFCNQQCLLRFYSQQNQPNLDTQSGPESLLNSHSSEAKPQTPSQTKVENSNTVKTSEENGNLGKIPVKIRTAPAAPTPPPPPPPPATPRKNKAAMCKPLMQNRGVSCKVEMKSKGSQTEEWQPQVVVLPVPVPIFVPVPMHLYCQKVPVPFSMPIPVPVPMFLPTTLESTDKIVETIEELKVKIPSNPLEADILAMAEMIAEAEELDKASSDLCDLVSNQSAEGLLEDCDLFGPARDDVLAMAVKMANVLDEPGQDLEADFPKNPLDINPSVDFLFDCGLVGPEDVSTEQDLPRTMRKGQKRLVLSESCSRDSMSSQPSCTGLNYSYGVNAWKCWVQSKYANGETSKGDELRFGPKPMRIKEDILACSAAELNYGLAQFVREITRPNGERYEPDSIYYLCLGIQQYLLENNRMVNIFTDLYYLTFVQELNKSLSTWQPTLLPNNTVFSRVEEEHLWECKQLGVYSPFVLLNTLMFFNTKFFGLQTAEEHMQLSFTNVVRQSRKCTTPRGTTKVVSIRYYAPVRQRKGRDTGPGKRKREDEAPILEQRENRMNPLRCPVKFYEFYLSKCPESLRTRNDVFYLQPERSCIAESPLWYSVIPMDRSMLESMLNRILAVREIYEELGRPGEEDLD